Genomic segment of Solirubrobacterales bacterium:
GGAATCTGTTCCGGGAGTTCGCCTCCGGGACCGTCCTCGGCGACCCGTCCCGGCTGACCGCCGGCGGCAACGGCTGGGACCCGCTGGAGGCCTGCCGCCGCCTGCAGGACAAGACCAGGCGGGAAGTCCACCCGCACGCCTGACCTCCGGTTCCGCCGAGGTGTCGTTCAACCGGCAGGGCGCGTCGGTCGAACCGATCTCGGCCACCTTGGACGGTGGTCAGAGGCGGGCGAGGACGGCTTTTGCGGCCACCTCGCCGGAACGAATCGCGCCCTCCATGTATCCGTTCCAGATCTCGGAGTGCTCGGTTCCGGCCCAGTGGATCCGGTTGTGACGTCGACGCAGCGCGGGACCGTACCCGGTCAGCACCCCCGGGGGCAGAAAACCCGCGTAGCAGCCCCGGGCCCACTGGTCGGCGCTCCAGTTGCGTTCGACGTATCGAACCGGTGACCCTGCCGCCGGCCCGATTGTCTGTCTCAAGTTGGCGAGCACCGCGGCCCGGCGGGCAGCCGGATCCATCCGGGCCGCCACCCGGGCTTCCTGTCCCTCGATGAAGCCCATCAACACCCCGGCCGACCCGTCCGCCGGGGAGTCGTCGTACATCAGCCGGACCGGACCTTCATCCGAGTTGACGTAGCCGGAGAGCCCCTCATCTCTCCAGAACGGAGTGGGGTAGACGGCGTGCACCTTGATCACACTGCCCTGCGGGAATCGCTGCAGCAACTGGGCCCGGTCGGGAGGCAGGATCGGGTCGTAATCGATGAACGCGCTGACCGCAGGCGGGACCGCCACAATCACCTGTCGTGCCCTCCAGGTACCCCGGTCGCTCACAACCCGGCAGAGTCCCCCTCCCTGTCGTATCTGACGCACCGGCGCCCCGAGGACCACCCGTTTGCCCAGCCGTCGTGCCATCTTCGCCGAGAGTTGCTGCGAGCCGCCGACGAACCGGGACTCCTGGGCCCCTCCGGTGGTGTCGGTGAGCCGGAAGATGCTTCCGGGCTTGGTTTCGTTGCCGGCCGACGAGATGTAGAAGAGCATGTGGAGCAGCGAGATATCTCGCGGTTCGCAGGACCAGACCGAGTTGGTCAGGAGGTCGGCGAGGAAACGCCCACCTTCGGTGCTGGCGTTCGCCAGCTTGAAGGTCTCGAAGGTCTGGCCGTCGTAGAGATCAGCCTGGGGGTGTTCCCACGGGGCCGATCTGGACACACCGTAGGCAAGGCTGTTCAGTTCGAGGATCAGGTCGGTGGCGTCGTCTGCATCGGGGTCGGGTGGGACCGGGGAGGTGACGTCGTAGAGGGTCCTGCTTCCCTTGCGCCGGTACACAGCCTGCCCGTTCCAGTGGGTCTTGAAGGTGCGGACCCCGAGTTCCCGTGCAAGCAGGGCGATCCGGTCCTGGGTCGGACCGAACCACTGGCCGCCGAGATCGAGTGTGACCCCGGAGAATCGCGGGCTCAGGGTCCGGCCCCCGACCCTTCCCTGGGCCTCCAGCACCTTGACCCGTTTGCCCTTGGCAACCAGGCTCCGGGCGGCGGTCAGTCCGGCCAGACCGGCACCGACCACCACCACGTCCTGAATTGGTGGTCGACGGGTTCGGTTACGGGCATCGGCGCTGGCCGGCAGAGCCGCGCCGATGGCGGCTGCGGTACCGGTCTGAACCAGTCGGCGACGCGAAATCCTCTCACTCAAGCTGAATCTCCCGATGGTCTCAACGGATAGTTCCGCGGAACAGTCTCTACGCTACCTACCGCGGAAGCAAGGAATCCACCCGAACCCACCCCAACCTCCAACCGTTCTGGAGCCGATAAAGGAGGCTACATCGCCGAAAT
This window contains:
- a CDS encoding flavin monoamine oxidase family protein; translated protein: MSERISRRRLVQTGTAAAIGAALPASADARNRTRRPPIQDVVVVGAGLAGLTAARSLVAKGKRVKVLEAQGRVGGRTLSPRFSGVTLDLGGQWFGPTQDRIALLARELGVRTFKTHWNGQAVYRRKGSRTLYDVTSPVPPDPDADDATDLILELNSLAYGVSRSAPWEHPQADLYDGQTFETFKLANASTEGGRFLADLLTNSVWSCEPRDISLLHMLFYISSAGNETKPGSIFRLTDTTGGAQESRFVGGSQQLSAKMARRLGKRVVLGAPVRQIRQGGGLCRVVSDRGTWRARQVIVAVPPAVSAFIDYDPILPPDRAQLLQRFPQGSVIKVHAVYPTPFWRDEGLSGYVNSDEGPVRLMYDDSPADGSAGVLMGFIEGQEARVAARMDPAARRAAVLANLRQTIGPAAGSPVRYVERNWSADQWARGCYAGFLPPGVLTGYGPALRRRHNRIHWAGTEHSEIWNGYMEGAIRSGEVAAKAVLARL